From one Ammospiza nelsoni isolate bAmmNel1 chromosome 14, bAmmNel1.pri, whole genome shotgun sequence genomic stretch:
- the MPI gene encoding mannose-6-phosphate isomerase, whose translation MGTHPRGDALIRDNRIPQKTLGQWIADNPACLGAKVKDAFQGHLPFLFKVLSVNTALSVQAHPNKELAAKLHAQFPEHYPDANHKPEMAIALTPFEGMCGFRPVEEIVSFLQNVPELRALIGEVAAEQLERSGSDDPRGVSAALRVCFTRLMKSEKKFFVDQLNMLVKRISQEAAEGKDTSGSNGELLLRLHSQYPGDIGCFTIYFLNLVRLEPGEAMFLGANEPHAYLHGDCVEVMACSDNTVRAGLTPKFIDVLTLCEMLNYTPAPSSSKILPAAQSQLDPHVYLYDPPVPDFTIMRIEIPASIKLYLISAMDSASILLVIQGTAMGTSTAAASEMSLRRGSVLFVSANESISLHLSSPEGMLLFRACCLL comes from the exons aTGGGCACGCACCCGCGGGGCGATGCCCTCATCCGGGATAACCGCATCCCCCAAAAGACCCTGGGCCAGTGGATCGCCGACAACCCCGCCTGCCTGGGCGCCAAGGTGAAGGACGCCTTCCAGGGGCACCTGCCCTTCCTGTTCAAGGTGCTGTCGGTCAACACCGCCCTGTCTGTCCAGGCACACCCCAACAAG gagctggcagcgaAGCTCCATGCCCAGTTCCCTGAGCACTATCCCGATGCCAACCACAAGCCCGAAATGGCCATCGCCCTCACCCCCTTTGAGGGCATGTGTGGCTTCCGGCCCGTGGAGGAGATTGTCTCCTTCCTCCAGA ATGTCCCCGAGCTGCGGGCCCTGATCGGGGAGGTGGCCGCGGAGCAGCTGGAGCGCAGCGGCAGCGATGACCCGCGCGGGGTCTCGGCCGCGCTGCGCGTGTGCTTCACCCGCCTCATGAAGAGCGAGAAGAAGTTCTTCGTGGACCAGCTGAACATGCTGGTGAAGAGGATCTCCCAGGAAG CGGCAGAAGGGAAGGACACGTCGGGCAGCAACGGGGAGCTGTTGCTGCGGCTGCACTCCCAGTACCCGGGGGACATCGGCTGCTTCACCATTTATTTCCTGAACCTGGTGAGGCTGGAGCCAGGGGAGGCCATGTTCCTGGGAGCCAACGAGCCCCACGCCTACCTGCACGGAG ACTGCGTGGAGGTGATGGCGTGCTCGGACAACACGGTGCGCGCCGGGCTCACGCCCAAGTTCATCGATGTGCTCACCTTGTGTGAGATGCTCAACTACacaccagcacccagcagctccaagaTCCTCCCGGCAGCGCAGAGCCAGCTCGATCCCCACGTCTACCTCTACGACCCACCCGTGCCAGACTTCACCATCATGAGGATAGAG ATCCCTGCCTCCATCAAGCTGTACCTCATCTCTGCCATGGACTCTGCCAGCATCCTGCTGGTGATCCAAGGGACAGCCATGGGcacctccacagcagcagcctcagagatGTCCCTGCGCCGTGGCTCCGTGCTCTTCGTGTCAGCCAACGAGAGCATCTCCCTGCACCTCTCCTCACCCGAGGGGATGCTGCTCTTCCGagcctgctgcctcctctga
- the SCAMP5 gene encoding secretory carrier-associated membrane protein 5, producing MAEKVNNFPPLPKFIPLKPCFYQDFDAEIPPQHRTMAKRLYYLWMLNSITLAVNLVGCLAWLIGGGGAVNFGLAILWLILFTPCSYVCWFRPIYKAFKTDSSFSFMAFFFTFMAQLVISIIQAVGIPGWGVCGWIAAISFFGTNVGSAVVMLIPTVLFTAMAVFSFIALTMVHKFYRGSGGSFSKAQEEWTTGAWKNPHVQQAAQNAAMGAAQGAMMQHETQYSATPNYTYSNEM from the exons ATGGCAG AAAAGGTGAACAacttccctcccctgcccaaGTTCATCCCCCTGAAGCCATGTTTCTACCAGGACTTCGATGCGGAGATCCCGCCGCAGCACCGGACCATGGCCAAGCGGCTTTACTACCTCTGGATGC tgaACAGCATCACCCTGGCGGTGAATCTCGTGGGCTGCCTCGCGTGGCTCATTGGAGGCGGCGGAGCTGTAAATTTTGGACTGGCAATTCTCTGGCTCATTCTCTTTACGCCCTGCTCCTATGTCTGCTGGTTTAGACCTATTTACAAAGCTTTCAA GACAGACAGCTCCTTCAGCTTCATGgccttcttcttcaccttcatGGCCCAGCTGGTGATCAGCATTATCCAGGCAGTGGGGATCCCTGGATGGGGGGTCTG TGGCTGGATTGCAGCGATTTCCTTCTTTGGGACCAACGTGGGCTCGGCTGTGGTGATGCTGATCCCCACTGTGCTCTTCACAGCCATGGCAGTCTTCTCCTTCATCGCTCTCACCATG GTGCACAAATTTTACCGGGGCAGCGGCGGGAGCTTCAGCAAAGCGCAGGAGGAGTGGACCACGGGGGCCTGGAAGAACCCCCACGTGCAGCAGGCGGCGCAGAACGCGGCCATGGGGGCGGCGCAGGGCGCCATGATGCAGCACGAGACGCAGTACTCGGCCACCCCCAACTACACCTACTCCAACGAGATGTGA
- the RPP25 gene encoding ribonuclease P protein subunit p25 — translation MAAEGGRAKPLAQSRMENFRRVRTSEEEMPLPFPDLPPDVVEMKVKEGSKIRNLMNFAMAQMELKGRRQIVFSGCGRAVTKTITCVEIMKRKLGGLHQVTKVRYKTVLEVWESQDPPLDGPAQNLTVHKNVPSICILLSRDPLDPNQSGYQPPEPRHEAGEDTLGSSSKGLKRPLPPPCEELLPKKLQVQESDSPRGTGTTAGQQDP, via the coding sequence ATGGCTGCTGAAGGAGGGAGAGCCAAGCCCCTTGCCCAGTCCAGGATGGAGAACTTCCGAAGGGTGAGGACCTCGGAGGAGGAGATGCCATTACCCTTCCCAGATCTGCCCCCAGACGTGGTGGAGATGAAAGTGAAGGAGGGCAGCAAGATCAGGAACCTGATGAACTTCGCCATGGCCCAGATGGAGCTGAAGGGCAGGCGGCAGATCGTGTTCAGCGGCTGCGGCAGGGCGGTCACCAAGACCATCACCTGCGTGGAGATCATGAAGCGCAAGCTGGGAGGGCTCCACCAGGTCACCAAGGTACGCTACAAAACCGTGCTGGAGGTCTGGGAGAGCCAGGACCCGCCGCTTGATGGACCTGCACAGAACCTGACTGTCCACAAGAACGTCCCCTCCATCTGCATCCTGCTCTCCCGGGACCCCCTGGATCCCAACCAGAGCGGATACCagccccccgagccccggcACGAGGCAGGAGAAGACACATTGGGATCCTCCAGCAAGGGGCTGAAGCGGCCGCTGCCGCCTCCCTGCGAGGAGTTGCTGCCCAAGAAGCTGCAGGTACAGGAGTCTGACAGCCCCAGGGGCACGGGGACCACCGCTGGCCAGCAGGACCCCTGA
- the FAM219B gene encoding protein FAM219B, translated as MATGGGGAGPGPGAGAGPAASGAAGRRGPGLVWAEKKRLNKGTDVVEKRGPYIMSKPPSIQAKLKRQRELAKAALRRQGLLGAPTALKPTPKRSVKFNKGYTALSQTADENLVSLDSDSDGEPGSRCSSGYSSAEQVTQDLSRQLLQDGYHLDEVPDDEDLDLIPPKPSASSSCPCCFGENLSCVIQ; from the exons ATGGCGACGGGCGGCGGCGGAGCCGGGCCgggtcccggtgccggtgccggtccCGCTGCCAGTGGAGCCGCCGgccggcggggcccgggg CTGGTTTGGGCTGAAAAGAAGAGGCTGAACAAAGGGACAGATGTGGTGGAGAAAAGAGGTCCATACATCATGAGCAAACCTCCCTCCATCCAGGCCAAGCTGA AGAGGCAGCGGGAGCTGGCAAAGGCAGCGCTGCgaaggcaggggctgctgggggcacCAACTGCCCTGAAACCAACTCCTAAAAG GTCTGTGAAGTTCAACAAGGGCTACACGGCACTCAGCCAGACAGCTGATGAAAACCTGGTCTCCCTCGACTCAGACAG tgaCGGGGAGCCAGGATCCAGGTGTTCCTCGGGATACTCCTCCGCTGAG CAGGTGACCCAGGACCTGAGccggcagctgctgcaggacgGGTACCACCTCGACGAGGTCCCCGATGATGAAGACCTGGATCTCATCCCCCCAAAACCTTCTGCCTCCTCTTCTTGCCCCTGCTGTTTTGGAGAAAATCTCTCCTGTGTGATCCAGTAG
- the LOC132079540 gene encoding cytochrome c oxidase subunit 5A, mitochondrial → MLAASASLLRRCAVSGLRAAVRRPAGPAAVLPARCYSHGGSQESDEEFDARWVTYFNKPDIDAWELRKGINTLVGYDLVPEPKIIDAALRACRRLNDFASAVRILEVVKDKAGPHKEIYPYVIQELRPTLSELGISTPEELGLDKA, encoded by the exons ATGCTAGCCGCCAGCGCCTCTCTCCTCCGCCGCTGCGCCGTCTCCGGCCTCCGCGCCGCCGTCCGCCGGCCCGCCGGCCCAGCAG CTGTGCTTCCTGCCCGCTGCTACTCTCACGGGGGGTCACAAGAGTCAGATGAAGAATTCGATGCTCGCTGGGTGACGTATTTCAACAAGCCAGATATCGATGCCTGGGAGCTCAGGAAAG gcaTCAACACACTGGTGGGCTACGACCTGGTCCCGGAGCCCAAGATCATCGACGCGGCTCTGCGGGCCTGCAGACGGTTAAATGACTTTGCCAGCGCTGTGCGCATCCTGGAGGTTGTAAAG gacaAGGCAGGACCCCACAAGGAAATCTATCCTTACGTTATCCAGGAGCTTAGACCAACTTTGAGTGAACTTGGAATCTCCACTCCAGAGGAACTGGGCCTGGACAAAGCATAA